One genomic region from Leptolyngbyaceae cyanobacterium JSC-12 encodes:
- a CDS encoding putative peptidoglycan-binding domain-containing protein (IMG reference gene:2510098436~PFAM: Putative peptidoglycan binding domain), with protein sequence MLHKPTDATINSAFTGPVLRPWDVEPAVVELQELLRAHGFRLAITGEFDSHTEDAVLIFQRQKGIRVDAIVGPKTWAALKQDVKASARVLRKGHSGMDVHELQGLLMVNGYDVTRDGFFTEETKEAVIDFQKRHKLRETGQVDRVTWSILENKRR encoded by the coding sequence ATGCTGCATAAACCCACTGATGCCACAATCAACTCTGCGTTTACTGGTCCCGTCTTGCGCCCTTGGGATGTTGAACCAGCCGTAGTTGAATTGCAAGAATTACTTCGGGCACACGGATTTCGGTTAGCTATCACGGGAGAATTCGATAGCCATACAGAAGACGCGGTACTCATCTTTCAGCGACAAAAGGGGATTCGCGTTGATGCGATCGTGGGACCAAAAACTTGGGCAGCCTTGAAGCAAGATGTCAAAGCTAGCGCACGAGTTCTGCGAAAAGGACATTCGGGAATGGATGTACATGAATTGCAGGGATTGTTGATGGTGAATGGTTATGATGTGACACGGGATGGTTTCTTTACAGAAGAAACAAAAGAAGCCGTTATTGATTTTCAGAAACGACACAAGCTGCGAGAGACAGGGCAGGTCGATCGCGTCACGTGGTCGATTTTAGAAAACAAACGTCGTTAG
- a CDS encoding phosphate ABC transporter substrate-binding protein, PhoT family (IMG reference gene:2510098437~TIGRFAM: phosphate binding protein), with the protein MKLLSVSTSSARKIAVLLVSGSLLIGSVSCAPQGSQTGNNVQVSQREEIKINGSSTVYPISEAIAKEYRKLKPNVKIDVKFSGTSAGFNKFCNGETDISNASRPILLVEMEKCAEKGIAFIELPVAFDALTIAVNPKNDWAKDITIDELRKTWEPDAEGKIKTWNQIRASFPNRPLNLYGAGSNSGTFDYFNEVLTGDAKGSRTDYNDSEDDNVIVQGIERDPNALGYIPFAYFEANQQRLKALAIDNGKGPVAPSRTAVEKAQYQPFSRPLFIYVNAKSAQDKPVLKAFVEYYLAQVPRVTNTVGYIPLPAEAYRLATIQFTRGEIGTVFEGVPQPNVTISELLRRQAVFQLSEQAPTSKK; encoded by the coding sequence ATGAAACTTCTTTCAGTCTCAACATCATCAGCTCGTAAGATTGCCGTTCTATTGGTTTCGGGGAGCTTGCTGATTGGCTCGGTTAGCTGTGCGCCTCAGGGCAGTCAGACCGGTAACAATGTCCAGGTATCTCAACGGGAAGAAATCAAAATTAACGGTTCAAGCACGGTTTATCCAATTTCGGAAGCGATCGCGAAAGAATATCGCAAACTGAAGCCGAACGTTAAAATTGATGTCAAGTTTTCGGGCACTAGCGCTGGTTTTAACAAATTCTGTAATGGTGAAACAGATATCAGCAATGCATCCCGTCCGATTTTGTTAGTTGAGATGGAGAAATGTGCTGAAAAGGGTATTGCCTTTATTGAATTGCCAGTTGCCTTTGATGCCTTGACAATTGCAGTGAACCCTAAAAATGATTGGGCAAAAGACATTACGATTGATGAATTGAGAAAAACCTGGGAGCCAGACGCTGAGGGCAAAATCAAGACCTGGAATCAGATTCGTGCCTCTTTCCCAAATCGCCCCTTAAATCTATACGGTGCTGGAAGTAATTCTGGAACCTTTGACTATTTCAACGAAGTACTTACTGGAGACGCAAAAGGAAGTCGCACTGACTATAACGATAGCGAAGACGATAATGTCATCGTACAAGGAATTGAACGTGATCCAAATGCACTGGGGTATATTCCATTTGCATACTTTGAAGCTAACCAACAACGACTAAAAGCACTTGCGATAGATAATGGTAAAGGACCTGTAGCGCCTTCCCGCACAGCCGTAGAGAAAGCTCAGTATCAACCATTCTCACGCCCTCTTTTTATCTATGTGAATGCAAAATCGGCTCAAGATAAGCCAGTGTTAAAAGCTTTTGTTGAGTATTATTTAGCCCAGGTTCCACGAGTAACTAATACTGTTGGGTATATTCCGCTTCCTGCTGAAGCTTACCGTTTGGCAACGATTCAGTTTACTCGAGGTGAAATTGGTACGGTGTTTGAAGGTGTACCACAACCGAATGTCACGATCTCAGAACTACTGAGAAGACAAGCTGTGTTCCAGTTATCTGAACAAGCGCCTACCTCAAAGAAATAG
- a CDS encoding hypothetical protein (IMG reference gene:2510098435) codes for MKCIHSLAAVSSRTVASKHVLLGLALTSVLSGSVILGISSTASAATSGTATAQAVQDFLDQPVQNRRVPNRRSRDAIIQLVLQAASQRSGIPVNQLSLSRLTATTFDNSCSFNFGEICNDIYQPISGWKAIVNVKGQSWLYHVNRSGSRIVLDPKVLKEKPVSTMPGAYIDAVTTDAARRANISPADVRILQSRQKTFGNPCEFNFGEICTKEYNPIDGYEVWAQVKGQTWKYHVDRAGRRVVLDPKVAASTAYIMPVALQTRILSDAAARSGLPASSLQISQATPRTFSNACVFGFGEMCPMIYQPIEGWETIVQVRDQTWAYHIDRTGAQLAVDPRVTSVGRLPVSVENAVRQNAKTWTNLPTLKIVSARSQTWGNDCAFNFGKLCPANYQPVDGWEVKVNSGALEWTYHTNRDGSLVVMDRRGILPSKVADAIARDIVKRSGPLVTPNSLRFLEVKEQSKRVCFLFSGCRNELAYLAIVSNGRQQWGYQSDDQGRQVLPVAITQVRQASDNSVSQR; via the coding sequence ATGAAATGCATTCATTCACTCGCGGCTGTATCAAGCCGTACTGTTGCATCTAAACATGTTCTATTAGGTCTTGCACTGACTAGTGTTTTATCGGGCAGTGTGATACTAGGAATCAGTTCTACAGCGTCTGCTGCGACTTCGGGAACTGCAACTGCCCAAGCAGTTCAAGATTTCTTAGATCAACCCGTTCAAAATCGCCGAGTGCCCAATCGGCGATCGCGAGACGCCATTATTCAACTAGTATTGCAAGCTGCATCCCAGCGATCGGGCATTCCGGTCAATCAACTGAGTCTCTCTCGGTTAACTGCGACCACCTTTGATAATTCCTGCAGTTTCAACTTTGGCGAAATTTGTAATGACATTTATCAACCCATTTCTGGATGGAAAGCGATCGTTAATGTGAAAGGGCAGTCCTGGCTTTATCATGTGAATCGGTCTGGGTCTCGGATTGTGTTGGATCCAAAAGTGCTGAAAGAAAAGCCTGTTAGCACGATGCCTGGAGCTTACATTGATGCGGTCACCACAGATGCAGCGCGACGGGCTAATATTTCTCCGGCAGACGTGCGGATTTTGCAAAGCCGACAAAAGACATTTGGTAATCCTTGTGAGTTTAACTTTGGCGAAATTTGCACTAAGGAATACAATCCGATTGATGGCTACGAAGTGTGGGCACAGGTAAAAGGGCAAACCTGGAAATATCACGTTGATCGCGCTGGTAGACGGGTTGTCCTCGATCCAAAAGTGGCAGCTTCTACGGCATACATCATGCCTGTCGCGCTGCAAACTCGAATTTTGTCTGATGCAGCAGCCCGGTCGGGGCTACCAGCCTCTAGTTTGCAAATTAGCCAGGCAACCCCGCGCACCTTTAGTAATGCCTGCGTTTTTGGCTTTGGTGAAATGTGCCCTATGATTTATCAACCCATTGAAGGGTGGGAAACTATAGTGCAAGTCCGCGATCAAACCTGGGCGTATCACATTGATCGCACAGGTGCCCAACTAGCAGTGGATCCGCGTGTCACCAGCGTAGGACGATTGCCTGTTTCTGTTGAAAATGCAGTGCGACAGAATGCTAAAACCTGGACCAATTTGCCCACGTTAAAAATTGTTTCTGCTAGATCCCAAACCTGGGGCAACGACTGTGCCTTCAACTTTGGCAAACTGTGTCCAGCAAACTACCAACCAGTTGATGGCTGGGAAGTTAAGGTGAACAGTGGAGCACTGGAGTGGACGTACCACACAAATCGGGATGGGAGCCTGGTGGTGATGGATCGACGGGGTATCTTGCCCTCAAAAGTGGCAGATGCGATCGCCCGTGATATTGTCAAACGGTCTGGTCCCTTGGTTACTCCAAATTCGCTGCGGTTCCTGGAAGTCAAGGAACAATCGAAACGAGTCTGTTTTCTCTTTAGTGGTTGTCGGAATGAGCTTGCCTACCTGGCGATCGTGTCCAATGGTCGCCAACAGTGGGGCTATCAATCGGATGATCAGGGTAGACAAGTGTTACCTGTTGCCATCACACAGGTGCGCCAAGCCTCCGATAATTCCGTTAGCCAACGATAA
- a CDS encoding hypothetical protein (IMG reference gene:2510098438): MLPFVAVPSTIAQEFGKYRDLFCRGAGFEQVSRYVTGLLLSENKTLQGIAGQWVAGGEVGGRRAMHAAVFEAGWRSSELMSHHRAVIAKEHQGRGREVISLDWTLSHHDWGKQIFGVKRSYDYVEHRMSCFQTVVTATIANRHLIDGIDVVVQFPDFSVAEREYLKVTAKSHYDDLDQVRERLIEMLHYHKNRLEYRKRTEIAVEIVRQVEAEGQFPTADYAFDNGVLTVELTTMIESAGKHWVSEVESSRNILWNDQWQRVDAIGLELRIHHPESFRPIQVTCRNGETKPIWAFTKVVRLKKFGRKRLVIVHEQADLQDPPRFLLTDALHWESGRVMQTWSYRWSCEVFHEVSKQHTGLESAQVRNEEAVNRHFRLSCVAQSILQRTACSGAQSERFEFAQGKQTVGQKLYTLTRQAFDDLLQFIVTRCSHGHTNEQILQALLPS, translated from the coding sequence ATGCTGCCCTTTGTCGCTGTGCCATCGACGATTGCTCAAGAGTTTGGGAAATATCGAGACCTGTTCTGCCGAGGCGCAGGCTTTGAGCAGGTGAGTCGCTATGTGACCGGATTGCTGTTGAGTGAGAACAAAACCTTGCAAGGGATTGCCGGACAATGGGTAGCAGGTGGGGAGGTCGGCGGACGAAGAGCGATGCACGCAGCGGTGTTTGAGGCGGGCTGGAGGAGTTCAGAGTTAATGTCCCATCATCGTGCTGTGATAGCCAAAGAGCATCAGGGGCGAGGGCGAGAAGTCATCAGTCTGGATTGGACGCTCAGCCATCACGATTGGGGCAAGCAGATCTTTGGGGTGAAGCGATCCTATGATTATGTGGAACATCGGATGAGTTGCTTTCAAACGGTGGTGACGGCGACGATTGCGAACCGCCACCTAATTGATGGGATTGACGTGGTGGTGCAGTTTCCAGATTTTTCAGTGGCAGAACGGGAGTATCTGAAGGTGACGGCAAAATCCCACTATGACGATTTAGACCAAGTGCGAGAACGACTGATTGAGATGTTGCATTATCACAAGAATCGATTGGAGTATCGCAAACGCACCGAGATTGCCGTCGAGATTGTGCGCCAAGTGGAAGCGGAAGGACAATTTCCCACCGCCGATTATGCGTTTGACAATGGGGTGTTGACTGTTGAGTTAACCACCATGATTGAGTCCGCAGGAAAACACTGGGTGAGTGAAGTTGAAAGTTCTCGCAACATCTTGTGGAATGACCAATGGCAACGGGTAGATGCGATTGGTTTAGAACTCAGAATCCATCACCCAGAGAGCTTTCGCCCGATTCAAGTCACTTGCCGCAACGGCGAAACGAAACCGATTTGGGCATTTACCAAAGTCGTGCGCCTCAAGAAGTTTGGACGCAAGCGATTGGTCATCGTCCACGAGCAAGCAGATTTACAAGACCCACCTCGCTTCCTGCTCACCGATGCGTTGCATTGGGAAAGTGGGCGAGTCATGCAGACTTGGAGTTATCGATGGTCCTGCGAGGTCTTTCATGAGGTGAGCAAACAGCACACCGGGCTAGAGTCGGCTCAGGTGCGGAACGAGGAAGCGGTCAACCGTCACTTCCGTCTTAGTTGCGTGGCGCAGTCGATTCTGCAACGGACTGCCTGTTCTGGCGCACAATCTGAACGATTTGAGTTTGCTCAAGGCAAGCAAACGGTGGGACAGAAGCTCTATACCCTCACTCGTCAAGCCTTTGATGATTTGCTGCAATTCATTGTGACGCGATGTTCTCACGGACATACAAATGAACAGATTTTACAAGCTCTCCTCCCCAGTTGA